From Patagioenas fasciata isolate bPatFas1 unplaced genomic scaffold, bPatFas1.hap1 Unplaced_280, whole genome shotgun sequence, a single genomic window includes:
- the LOC139826824 gene encoding dynein axonemal heavy chain 9-like isoform X4 has protein sequence MRELANITHDGPKWMVLDGGIDPMWIESLNTVMDDNKVLTLASNERIPLNPTMRLVFEISHLRTATPATVSRAGILYINPSDLGWNPPVSSWIDRREIQSERANLTVLFDKYLPICLDTLRTRFKKIIPIPEQSMVQMLCYLLECLLAEENTPPDCAKELYELYFVFAAVWAFGGSMFRDQLVDYRVEFSKWWVAEFKTIKFPSQGTVFDFYIDPETKKFEPWSKLIPQFEFDPEMPLQACLVPTTETVRVRYFMDRLLERRRPVMLVGNAGTGKSVLVGDKLCSLDTDAYVVKKVPFNYYATSAMLQGMLEKPLEKKAGRNYGPPGTKKLVYFIDDLNMPEVDAYGTVQPHTLIRQHLDYGHWHKAVWHKLCL, from the exons atgcgagagctggccaacatcacgcatgacggtcccaagtggatggtactagatggaggtattgatccaatgtggattgagtctcttaatactgtgatggatgataataag gtgctgaccctggcgagcaatgagagaatccctctgaacccaacgatgcggttggtgtttgagatcagccacctgcgcacagccaccccagcaaccgtgtcccgagcgg ggatcctgtacatcaacccgtcggatctgggctggaatcctccagtgagcagctggatcgacaggcgagagatccagtccgaaagagccaacctgaccgttttgtttgataagtacctgcccatttgcctggacaccctcagaacaag atttaagaagattattcccattcctgaacagagtatggttcagatgttgtgctacctccttgaatgtctcctggcagaggagaacacacctcctgactgtgccaaggagctttatgaactttactttgtctttgctgccgtctgggcctttggtggatcaatgtttcgagatcag cttgtggactacagagtggagttcagcaagtggtgggtggcagaattcaagactatcaagtttccctctcagggcacagtctttgacttctacattgatccagaaacgaagaagtttgaaccttggtctaaacttattcctcagtttgaatttgatccagaaatgcccttacag gcttgcctggtgcccaccaccgagacggtccgtgtgcggtacttcatggacaggctcctggagcgccggcgccccgtgatgctggtgggcaacgccggcacggggaagtctgtgctggtgggggacaagctctgctcactggatacagacgcctatgtggtgaagaaggtcccgtttaactactacgccacctctgccatgctgcaag gtatgcttgagaaacctctggagaaaaaggctggtaggaattatggccctccaggtaccaagaagctcgtgtacttcattgatgatctcaacatgcccgaggtggacgcttacgggacagtgcagccccatacgctgatccggcagcacctggactacggccactg gcacaaggccgtctggcacaaactctgcctttag
- the LOC139826824 gene encoding dynein axonemal heavy chain 9-like isoform X2, whose product MFERKALIRVIFTVLLEKTVRAGVKFSVHHHLPVTLPGLFSSVMRELANITHDGPKWMVLDGGIDPMWIESLNTVMDDNKVLTLASNERIPLNPTMRLVFEISHLRTATPATVSRAGILYINPSDLGWNPPVSSWIDRREIQSERANLTVLFDKYLPICLDTLRTRFKKIIPIPEQSMVQMLCYLLECLLAEENTPPDCAKELYELYFVFAAVWAFGGSMFRDQLVDYRVEFSKWWVAEFKTIKFPSQGTVFDFYIDPETKKFEPWSKLIPQFEFDPEMPLQACLVPTTETVRVRYFMDRLLERRRPVMLVGNAGTGKSVLVGDKLCSLDTDAYVVKKVPFNYYATSAMLQGMLEKPLEKKAGRNYGPPGTKKLVYFIDDLNMPEVDAYGTVQPHTLIRQHLDYGHCLSH is encoded by the exons tcctgtcaccctcccaggcctgttttcatcagtcatgcgagagctggccaacatcacgcatgacggtcccaagtggatggtactagatggaggtattgatccaatgtggattgagtctcttaatactgtgatggatgataataag gtgctgaccctggcgagcaatgagagaatccctctgaacccaacgatgcggttggtgtttgagatcagccacctgcgcacagccaccccagcaaccgtgtcccgagcgg ggatcctgtacatcaacccgtcggatctgggctggaatcctccagtgagcagctggatcgacaggcgagagatccagtccgaaagagccaacctgaccgttttgtttgataagtacctgcccatttgcctggacaccctcagaacaag atttaagaagattattcccattcctgaacagagtatggttcagatgttgtgctacctccttgaatgtctcctggcagaggagaacacacctcctgactgtgccaaggagctttatgaactttactttgtctttgctgccgtctgggcctttggtggatcaatgtttcgagatcag cttgtggactacagagtggagttcagcaagtggtgggtggcagaattcaagactatcaagtttccctctcagggcacagtctttgacttctacattgatccagaaacgaagaagtttgaaccttggtctaaacttattcctcagtttgaatttgatccagaaatgcccttacag gcttgcctggtgcccaccaccgagacggtccgtgtgcggtacttcatggacaggctcctggagcgccggcgccccgtgatgctggtgggcaacgccggcacggggaagtctgtgctggtgggggacaagctctgctcactggatacagacgcctatgtggtgaagaaggtcccgtttaactactacgccacctctgccatgctgcaag gtatgcttgagaaacctctggagaaaaaggctggtaggaattatggccctccaggtaccaagaagctcgtgtacttcattgatgatctcaacatgcccgaggtggacgcttacgggacagtgcagccccatacgctgatccggcagcacctggactacggccactg cctctctcactga
- the LOC139826824 gene encoding dynein axonemal heavy chain 9-like isoform X1 produces MFERKALIRVIFTVLLEKTVRAGVKFSVHHHLPVTLPGLFSSVMRELANITHDGPKWMVLDGGIDPMWIESLNTVMDDNKVLTLASNERIPLNPTMRLVFEISHLRTATPATVSRAGILYINPSDLGWNPPVSSWIDRREIQSERANLTVLFDKYLPICLDTLRTRFKKIIPIPEQSMVQMLCYLLECLLAEENTPPDCAKELYELYFVFAAVWAFGGSMFRDQLVDYRVEFSKWWVAEFKTIKFPSQGTVFDFYIDPETKKFEPWSKLIPQFEFDPEMPLQACLVPTTETVRVRYFMDRLLERRRPVMLVGNAGTGKSVLVGDKLCSLDTDAYVVKKVPFNYYATSAMLQGMLEKPLEKKAGRNYGPPGTKKLVYFIDDLNMPEVDAYGTVQPHTLIRQHLDYGHWHKAVWHKLCL; encoded by the exons tcctgtcaccctcccaggcctgttttcatcagtcatgcgagagctggccaacatcacgcatgacggtcccaagtggatggtactagatggaggtattgatccaatgtggattgagtctcttaatactgtgatggatgataataag gtgctgaccctggcgagcaatgagagaatccctctgaacccaacgatgcggttggtgtttgagatcagccacctgcgcacagccaccccagcaaccgtgtcccgagcgg ggatcctgtacatcaacccgtcggatctgggctggaatcctccagtgagcagctggatcgacaggcgagagatccagtccgaaagagccaacctgaccgttttgtttgataagtacctgcccatttgcctggacaccctcagaacaag atttaagaagattattcccattcctgaacagagtatggttcagatgttgtgctacctccttgaatgtctcctggcagaggagaacacacctcctgactgtgccaaggagctttatgaactttactttgtctttgctgccgtctgggcctttggtggatcaatgtttcgagatcag cttgtggactacagagtggagttcagcaagtggtgggtggcagaattcaagactatcaagtttccctctcagggcacagtctttgacttctacattgatccagaaacgaagaagtttgaaccttggtctaaacttattcctcagtttgaatttgatccagaaatgcccttacag gcttgcctggtgcccaccaccgagacggtccgtgtgcggtacttcatggacaggctcctggagcgccggcgccccgtgatgctggtgggcaacgccggcacggggaagtctgtgctggtgggggacaagctctgctcactggatacagacgcctatgtggtgaagaaggtcccgtttaactactacgccacctctgccatgctgcaag gtatgcttgagaaacctctggagaaaaaggctggtaggaattatggccctccaggtaccaagaagctcgtgtacttcattgatgatctcaacatgcccgaggtggacgcttacgggacagtgcagccccatacgctgatccggcagcacctggactacggccactg gcacaaggccgtctggcacaaactctgcctttag
- the LOC139826824 gene encoding dynein axonemal heavy chain 9-like isoform X3: MFERKALIRVIFTVLLEKTVRAGVKFSVHHHLPVTLPGLFSSVMRELANITHDGPKWMVLDGGIDPMWIESLNTVMDDNKVLTLASNERIPLNPTMRLVFEISHLRTATPATVSRAGILYINPSDLGWNPPVSSWIDRREIQSERANLTVLFDKYLPICLDTLRTRFKKIIPIPEQSMVQMLCYLLECLLAEENTPPDCAKELYELYFVFAAVWAFGGSMFRDQLVDYRVEFSKWWVAEFKTIKFPSQGTVFDFYIDPETKKFEPWSKLIPQFEFDPEMPLQACLVPTTETVRVRYFMDRLLERRRPVMLVGNAGTGKSVLVGDKLCSLDTDAYVVKKVPFNYYATSAMLQGMLEKPLEKKAGRNYGPPGTKKLVYFIDDLNMPEVDAYGTVQPHTLIRQHLDYGH; the protein is encoded by the exons tcctgtcaccctcccaggcctgttttcatcagtcatgcgagagctggccaacatcacgcatgacggtcccaagtggatggtactagatggaggtattgatccaatgtggattgagtctcttaatactgtgatggatgataataag gtgctgaccctggcgagcaatgagagaatccctctgaacccaacgatgcggttggtgtttgagatcagccacctgcgcacagccaccccagcaaccgtgtcccgagcgg ggatcctgtacatcaacccgtcggatctgggctggaatcctccagtgagcagctggatcgacaggcgagagatccagtccgaaagagccaacctgaccgttttgtttgataagtacctgcccatttgcctggacaccctcagaacaag atttaagaagattattcccattcctgaacagagtatggttcagatgttgtgctacctccttgaatgtctcctggcagaggagaacacacctcctgactgtgccaaggagctttatgaactttactttgtctttgctgccgtctgggcctttggtggatcaatgtttcgagatcag cttgtggactacagagtggagttcagcaagtggtgggtggcagaattcaagactatcaagtttccctctcagggcacagtctttgacttctacattgatccagaaacgaagaagtttgaaccttggtctaaacttattcctcagtttgaatttgatccagaaatgcccttacag gcttgcctggtgcccaccaccgagacggtccgtgtgcggtacttcatggacaggctcctggagcgccggcgccccgtgatgctggtgggcaacgccggcacggggaagtctgtgctggtgggggacaagctctgctcactggatacagacgcctatgtggtgaagaaggtcccgtttaactactacgccacctctgccatgctgcaag gtatgcttgagaaacctctggagaaaaaggctggtaggaattatggccctccaggtaccaagaagctcgtgtacttcattgatgatctcaacatgcccgaggtggacgcttacgggacagtgcagccccatacgctgatccggcagcacctggactacggccactg